In the genome of Mytilus edulis chromosome 3, xbMytEdul2.2, whole genome shotgun sequence, one region contains:
- the LOC139514642 gene encoding uncharacterized protein, producing MMQTFILTYLTYEFLSGFHTYYVEGFTVLGCYWTDDNNGMTAFQKSVSTEPTTVSCMERCGNSNYNFAASKLDALDTFECYCGNDIQFTTKVSDLACGLPCPITVTDVCGRHNRMAVYNIQGESLPIVLAVLEPTTDVSTSQVKPTSEVSTSTVQRTTEVSTSQVKPTTEVSTSTVEPTTEVSTSTVQPTTGLSTSSVEPTTFVATSTIEKLSTTSPVNDMTSIDDDKTTTVSIGSEQTSPTTTFVQSTEISTKVAALPVSTSAKSTSIKETISTHNTKSGLSVSITAVETVSSSSNLKNPSIPNQMQCTCPCASVSSKWNFLANMNMSIAELKIYLNDYLDELKQNLTVDKTKTAAYINTKISAPDDRKSSVSIGYFGICLVGIPIAFILCSDAMRFAMQIKKRKL from the exons GCTTTACAGTTTTGGGATGTTATTGGACAGATGATAACAATGGTATGACAGCCTTTCAAAAATCAGTTAGTACTGAACCAACAACCGTTTCCTGCATGGAAAGATGCGGGAATTCGAATTACAACTTTGCTGCATCAAAACTTGATGCATTG gaTACATTTGAGTGCTACTGTGGAAATGATATACAATTTACAACAAAAGTTTCTGACTTGGCATGTGGACTTCCATGTCCAATTACCGTGACTGATGTATGTGGACGACATAATCGAATGGCTGTTTATAATATAC AAGGTGAATCTTTGCCCATAGTTCTAGCTGTACTAGAACCCACAACAGACGTGTCTACATCTCAAGTAAAACCTACATCAGAAGTGTCTACATCTACTGTACAACGTACAACAGAAGTATCTACATCTCAAGTAAAACCAACAACAGAAGTGTCAACATCTACAGTAGAACCCACAACAGAAGTATCTACATCTACAGTACAACCTACAACAGGATTATCTACATCTTCAGTAGAACCCACAACATTCGTGGCTACATCCACCATTGAAAAGCTATCCACTACCAGTCCCGTGAATGATATGACGAGTATAGATGACGATAAAACAACTACTGTTTCAATAGGAAGTGAACAAACGTCACCAACAACTACATTTGTACAGTCAACTGAAATTAGTACAAAAGTAGCTGCACTGCCAGTTTCTACTTCGGCTAAGTCTACTTCAATAAAAGAAACTATATCTACGCACAATACTAAGTCAGGCTTGTCAGTTTCTATAACAGCAGTAGAAACTGTATCTTcttcttcaaatttaaaaaatcctaGTATTCCTAATCAGATGCAATGTACGTGCCCGTGTGCATCAGTTAGTTCTAAGTGGAACTTTCTTGCTAATATGAATATGTCAATTGCTGAACTGAAAATATATCTGAATGATTACTTAGATGAACTTAAACAAAATCTTACCGTCGATAAGACGAAGACAGCAGCATATATCAACACAAAAATATCCGCCCCAGATGATCGAAAGTCGTCAGTTTCGATTGGATATTTTGGAATTTGTTTAGTTGGTATCCCAATAGCATTCATACTGTGCAGTGATGCAATGAGATTTGCAATGCAGATTAAAAAACGCAAACTATAA